The Polycladomyces zharkentensis genome window below encodes:
- a CDS encoding ABC transporter substrate-binding protein produces the protein MKRIGWLVSLALLLVVAFACSAPGAGSSDKGLKKVTLVLDWTPNTNHTGLYVAKAKGYFQREGLDVDMIQPGQSGAEQMVASGRAQFGVSYQENVTQARTQGIPIISIAAVIQHNTSGFASPADKNIKRPKDFEGKTYGGWGSPVEKQMITSLMKGDHADPNKVKIINTGNADFFSIVKRNVDFAWIYYGWTGIEAELRGMKLNVIYLTDYSKDLDYYTPVLITSEKEIKQDPQTVKAFMRAVSKGYQYAIAHPDDAASILSKAVPDLDPKLVKESQKWLSPRYQADAPVWGHQKQEVWARYANWMKEHHLLEGNFDPSKAFTNQFLPQGGK, from the coding sequence TTGGCTCTCTTGCTGGTCGTGGCCTTCGCCTGCAGTGCGCCGGGGGCCGGTTCATCGGACAAAGGGTTGAAAAAAGTGACGCTCGTCCTGGATTGGACCCCCAACACCAATCATACCGGCCTTTATGTGGCGAAAGCAAAAGGTTACTTTCAACGCGAAGGGCTGGATGTGGATATGATTCAGCCGGGACAGAGCGGCGCTGAACAGATGGTTGCTTCCGGACGCGCCCAGTTTGGCGTCAGCTACCAAGAAAATGTCACCCAAGCACGTACCCAAGGCATTCCCATCATCTCGATTGCGGCGGTCATCCAGCATAACACTTCGGGATTCGCTTCACCCGCAGACAAAAACATCAAGCGCCCCAAGGATTTTGAGGGCAAAACCTATGGCGGTTGGGGTTCTCCGGTTGAAAAACAAATGATCACGTCGCTGATGAAAGGGGATCATGCCGATCCCAACAAGGTAAAAATCATCAACACGGGAAATGCGGATTTCTTCTCGATCGTCAAACGTAATGTGGATTTTGCATGGATTTATTATGGTTGGACGGGAATTGAAGCCGAACTTCGCGGCATGAAGCTGAACGTTATTTATCTGACCGATTACTCCAAAGATCTGGATTACTATACTCCGGTGTTGATCACCAGTGAAAAAGAGATCAAGCAGGACCCGCAAACAGTCAAAGCGTTTATGCGCGCCGTGAGCAAAGGATATCAGTATGCCATTGCCCACCCGGACGATGCTGCTTCCATTCTTTCCAAAGCGGTTCCGGACCTCGATCCGAAGCTGGTAAAGGAAAGCCAAAAATGGCTGAGTCCGCGTTATCAAGCGGATGCGCCGGTTTGGGGCCATCAAAAACAAGAAGTGTGGGCCAGATACGCCAACTGGATGAAGGAGCACCATCTGCTCGAAGGCAACTTTGACCCGAGTAAAGCGTTTACCAATCAGTTCTTGCCCCAAGGAGGAAAATGA